The nucleotide sequence AATACTGCACGTCAGGGAAATGAATAAGACGAATCAACCACAGCAGACTGTAACACCACCGACGAAGAATTCTATGAATGTAACACAAGCAATGGCTCAACAAGACGGAAATAATCAAATGACGCATTTCTTTGTGCAACAGGGTAATGAACAAATCCATGCTCCTGGTTATGGGTATACAAATGGTTTCCTTATTCCTGCAAATAACGCAATGAATCCTGTGGAAGATGAAATTACTAGTGTAGATCCTACTTGTAGAAGTGATATGGTACAAAAAATGTGAGTATTGCACTTCATCGTAATTTCATTCATAATGAAATCTGTAGTGATCTATATCTAATTCATCAAATTTACCTTCACAATAATGCAGCGGAAATGCAATCCAAATGTTCGGCATGCCACCTTATACTACTCCCGGCGAAATGGAAAATCATCTTTACCAAAAAGCGAAAACCAGGGTAAATAAATCAATACTAAATTTTTCGCAATAATTcactatttttcaatgattttctatACGATTATTACATTTTATGAAACTTATATCAATACGAATAAGGTGATGTCTAATTAAATGTTTaataaaagcattttttcaattgttaggATGAATATTTGAGTTCCATTGACAGAATGGTATCATTCTTCAAGGATATGAGCATGAAATGACCGTGTAAGTGAGTATACCGTCTAGTTGATATACCGAGGATTAATTTAGATTGGTTGAATTATTATAAACACCTTAGTTTCTTGTAGAAAGATCGAAATGAAAGAGTCGAATTGTTGGTTAAACACAAAAAATCTCCAAGTGGCTGCTACTGCTAATTAAATTGAtacattgatcaattttcactGGACCTAGACAAATGATCGCTTACATCTTCATATAAATGAGCCAAGCGGGAAATTCTTTGGTGTTTGAATTAAGTAATATGTATagcatataaattttttatattttattttattcgttcatTAAACTAGTAAGACagaaatttggcgaaattatTGCAAAGATATTGTGTTCGACTTCGTattatttataggtattttactcgtatatgcgTAGTCGTTCAAGTGGGTAAAGTGAGTTCccatttgttgaaaatattgtaatGAATGTtctataagtacctacgtatgatAACCGATTGctactattattattatatcTATTTTCTACATATATCATTCTAATCTTGGATTATTTAGGTAGGTTTATATACTTTTTTATACGATGTATTTGTAATTCATCCACTTTGTAATTGTGCAATAAGAATTTTCTAATATTGATGTTTAGACTTTTTATGACATAAGTGCAATATGCACTGTattgaaaatcagaaatgtGCAAATAACAACGCTTAATTTGAACGTATTACCTATAAAATGAAGTCACCAGTGTGTTCTATTCAtataatacctacttgaacATTCAGACTATAGACTATACTATTTAAATGGGAGAGATTGcataatcattttaaaaatacactgCACACTGTTGGTTAGTCTTAGCACCTATGCCTTTGGACTTTGAAGAATAGGCCGAATAACTAATATGTAACTACATATGAACATTGCTGTACTTGTTATGTATGTACCATATTTGTGTGAGCAAAATGGATGGATCATTAAGTACCCAGGTACTTATTCTTTATCTTTTCACAAATGATTAATCTATCTGAGAAAggaattttatatt is from Planococcus citri chromosome 1, ihPlaCitr1.1, whole genome shotgun sequence and encodes:
- the LOC135832882 gene encoding mediator of RNA polymerase II transcription subunit 15-like, with the translated sequence MNPADPVAVDNSWRTPAFRSNVTQKIEETIRKSGMPTSKTSGELENHVYQKAKTKDEYLSFVARIILHVREMNKTNQPQQTVTPPTKNSMNVTQAMAQQDGNNQMTHFFVQQGNEQIHAPGYGYTNGFLIPANNAMNPVEDEITSVDPTCRSDMVQKIGNAIQMFGMPPYTTPGEMENHLYQKAKTRDEYLSSIDRMVSFFKDMSMK